The Limibacillus sp. genome contains the following window.
CGCTGCCTCACTCTCCTTCGCCAGGCGCCTGCGCTTGCTGTAGTGGATCTCCATGTCAAATGCGCGGGCGCGCTTGGCCGCCACCAAGCCGACCCGCCCCATGCCGATCACGCCAAAGCGCTTACCCGTTACTTGACGGCCCACCATGAAGCTGGGGCTCCAGTCCTTCCAGCCGCTGTCGCGCACCAGGGCAACCCCTTCAGTAGCTCGGCGGGCGGCGCCCAGCATGCAGAGCATGGTGATTTCAGCGGTTGCGTCGCTCAAGACGTCCGGGGTGTTGGTTACGATGATGCCCTTCGCCTTGGCGGCCTCGACATCGACATGATCGTATCCAACGGAGAAGTTCGCTATCGCCTTAACGCGGTCGGAGAGCTGCGCGATTACCTCCGCGGTGAAATGCTCCGAGTGACAGGGCAAGATCGCATCGCAGCGGGAGGCTATCTCCACCAGTTCTTTCGCGCCATACACGCGATCGTCGGGATTGAAGATCGGATCGTAATCGCGCGAAAGCCGGTCCTCTACGGCCTCTGGAAGTTTCCGGGTGACAAAGATGACAGGCTTGCTGGACATGAGGGGTAGGCTCCTTGCATTCACTTGACTCCGCCGCAGCAGAGATTTTGAGCCTTCTTATCGAGAAGGCGCTCTAACAGGGAGTGCCGCCAACAGCCCAAGCCTCAGCGCGCACACCCAAATTCTGATGGACAAGGCTGACCAACGATTGGGTCTGCGTAAAGGGCGACTTC
Protein-coding sequences here:
- a CDS encoding D-glycerate dehydrogenase; translated protein: MSSKPVIFVTRKLPEAVEDRLSRDYDPIFNPDDRVYGAKELVEIASRCDAILPCHSEHFTAEVIAQLSDRVKAIANFSVGYDHVDVEAAKAKGIIVTNTPDVLSDATAEITMLCMLGAARRATEGVALVRDSGWKDWSPSFMVGRQVTGKRFGVIGMGRVGLVAAKRARAFDMEIHYSKRRRLAKESEAALGAQYHETVEDLLPHCDVLSIHCPATADTKGLLNAERIALLPDGAIVVNTARGAVVDDKALVDALESGKIAAAGLDVFNGEPLDIHPAYRTLKNVFALPHIGSATSETRDAMGFRALDNLDAIFAGKEPGDRVA